Proteins from a genomic interval of Asticcacaulis sp. AND118:
- a CDS encoding bifunctional diguanylate cyclase/phosphodiesterase, with amino-acid sequence MTSIGKPLLDLFRIPADEPELAVAQYRALSRQVPLLYFLLIVSSLAVSFTFSRLAPLWLSVWLPGALCAIAGVRAIQWWLARDRSVTAEQAVAQLRRTTRLAALLAVSFMAWGLSLHPYGDAHAQGHVIFYMGITVVGCIFCLMHLRPAALLVTLIVNIPFVLFFGMAGDKTEKAIAVNIVLVSATIMTILMTHYRDFADLVRSRRDLIGKQIETQALSDENFRIANLDALTDLPNRRRFFHDLEQAFAEAREGHLRLSVGVLDLDGFKPINDTYGHATGDRVLSETARRFENVCLSFADAEADIYRLGGDEFGLIVRNPVSADALADLGRRLTDAVRMPFPVGSTHAHMACSIGVATWTAPIQTAENLFENADYALYYAKRNLRGQTVLFNEKHAAEIRTQSQIERYLLSADLNAELLQLFQPIVDLATGRVLSFEALARWYSPHLGLVTPDVFIPVAERAGLIGGVTRVLLEKALREMQNWPEDIGLSFNLSAHDICAAEGVVRLVAIVNASGVDPRRIDFEITETSMAHDFVKARQSMQTLKALGCHLSLDDFGTGYSSLSYVHRLPLDRIKVDRSFVTDIENDSASKIVRSMAGLCTDMGLKSIIEGVETPEQLNRLRAIGCDMAQGYLFARPMPPAAIPGYLAQNIEATTSRAV; translated from the coding sequence TTGACCTCTATCGGCAAACCCCTCCTGGATCTGTTCCGTATTCCCGCCGACGAACCCGAGTTGGCGGTGGCGCAGTATCGTGCTCTGTCCCGGCAGGTGCCGCTGCTCTATTTTCTGCTGATCGTCAGCTCGCTGGCCGTCAGTTTCACCTTCTCGCGACTGGCGCCGCTGTGGCTGTCGGTATGGCTGCCGGGCGCCCTGTGCGCCATTGCCGGTGTGCGCGCGATACAATGGTGGCTGGCGCGCGATAGGTCCGTAACCGCCGAACAGGCCGTCGCCCAGCTTCGCCGCACCACGCGCCTGGCGGCCTTGCTGGCGGTCAGCTTCATGGCCTGGGGACTGAGCCTGCATCCCTATGGCGACGCTCATGCGCAGGGTCACGTCATCTTCTACATGGGCATTACGGTCGTCGGCTGTATCTTCTGCCTGATGCATCTGCGCCCGGCGGCGCTTCTGGTGACTTTGATCGTCAACATCCCCTTTGTCCTGTTTTTCGGCATGGCCGGTGACAAGACGGAAAAGGCCATTGCGGTCAATATCGTGCTGGTCAGCGCGACCATCATGACCATCCTGATGACCCACTACCGTGACTTCGCCGACCTGGTGCGTTCGCGCCGCGACCTGATCGGCAAGCAGATTGAAACGCAGGCCCTGTCCGATGAAAACTTCCGCATCGCCAACCTCGATGCTCTGACCGACCTGCCCAACCGGCGCCGGTTCTTCCACGATCTGGAACAGGCCTTTGCGGAGGCGCGTGAAGGGCATTTGCGCCTGTCAGTCGGCGTACTTGACCTCGATGGGTTCAAACCCATCAACGACACCTACGGACACGCTACCGGTGACCGCGTTCTGAGCGAAACGGCGCGTCGCTTCGAAAACGTCTGCCTGAGTTTCGCCGACGCCGAAGCCGATATCTACCGGTTGGGGGGCGATGAATTCGGCCTCATCGTGCGCAACCCGGTGTCTGCGGACGCGCTGGCCGATTTGGGCCGCCGCCTGACCGACGCCGTGCGCATGCCGTTCCCCGTCGGGAGCACCCATGCGCACATGGCCTGCTCCATCGGCGTGGCGACCTGGACCGCACCCATTCAGACCGCTGAAAACCTCTTCGAGAATGCCGACTACGCGCTCTATTACGCCAAGCGCAACCTGCGCGGACAGACCGTCCTGTTCAATGAAAAGCACGCGGCGGAAATTCGCACCCAGTCCCAGATCGAACGTTATCTGCTGTCGGCCGACCTCAATGCCGAGCTGTTACAGTTGTTCCAGCCGATCGTCGATCTGGCGACCGGTCGTGTCCTGTCGTTCGAAGCGCTGGCCCGCTGGTACAGCCCGCATCTGGGCCTCGTTACACCGGACGTCTTTATTCCGGTCGCGGAACGCGCCGGCCTGATCGGCGGCGTCACCCGCGTGTTGCTCGAAAAGGCCCTGCGCGAGATGCAGAACTGGCCCGAAGACATCGGCCTGTCGTTCAACCTCTCGGCCCATGACATCTGCGCCGCCGAAGGCGTGGTGCGACTGGTGGCCATCGTCAATGCCTCGGGCGTCGATCCGCGCCGCATCGATTTCGAGATCACCGAAACATCCATGGCGCATGACTTTGTCAAGGCGCGGCAGTCCATGCAGACCCTTAAGGCGCTCGGCTGCCATCTGTCGCTCGACGATTTCGGCACCGGCTATTCGTCGCTGAGCTATGTCCATCGCCTGCCGCTGGATCGCATCAAGGTCGACCGCAGCTTCGTCACCGACATCGAAAACGACAGCGCCAGCAAGATCGTGCGCTCCATGGCCGGGCTTTGCACCGATATGGGCCTGAAATCGATCATCGAAGGGGTCGAGACGCCGGAACAACTCAACCGGCTGCGCGCGATCGGCTGCGACATGGCGCAGGGCTATCTGTTCGCACGCCCGATGCCGCCTGCCGCCATTCCGGGCTATCTGGCCCAGAATATCGAGGCTACAACCAGCCGCGCCGTCTGA
- a CDS encoding magnesium transporter CorA family protein: MITIFHRLGERIAETQQRADQNVPDEPVWIDLLNPTEDELRHLPQNLNIALPTREETWRNHALNRMYTRDGTAYMTAAVLSDDREARACGTVTFILTPDFLITIRDIDPQPFLTLQERMLLSPKAFPSSMDVLTGLLEAIVLRTVSHSDQVITGLDGLSCRIFSDRGFESEKGTPSDIMHGVLKSLGVLADLNSRIHESILSLQRVAGFLRNGTPAGEERHTRTLGTLLKDTQSIADQTTFLSNKISFQLDAALGMINVEQNQIGKIFSTTAVFFLPPALVAGIYGMNFDHMPELHWTLGYPLAIGLMGLAVLAPYWFFRRRGWL, translated from the coding sequence ATGATTACCATCTTCCATCGCCTTGGCGAGCGTATAGCTGAAACCCAGCAGCGGGCTGACCAGAACGTCCCGGACGAGCCGGTGTGGATCGATCTGCTCAATCCGACCGAAGACGAATTGCGCCATCTGCCGCAGAATCTCAACATCGCCCTGCCGACGCGCGAGGAAACCTGGCGCAATCACGCCCTCAACCGCATGTACACGCGCGACGGCACGGCCTATATGACCGCCGCTGTCCTGAGCGACGACCGTGAAGCGCGCGCTTGCGGGACGGTGACCTTTATTCTGACGCCGGACTTTCTCATCACCATCCGCGACATCGATCCGCAACCCTTCCTGACTTTGCAGGAACGTATGTTGCTGTCGCCCAAGGCGTTTCCCTCCAGTATGGATGTGTTGACGGGCCTGCTGGAAGCGATCGTGTTGCGCACCGTGTCGCATTCGGATCAGGTGATCACCGGTCTCGATGGTCTGTCCTGCCGCATCTTCTCCGATCGGGGTTTTGAAAGCGAAAAGGGCACGCCGTCGGACATCATGCACGGCGTGCTGAAATCGCTGGGCGTGCTGGCCGATCTCAATTCGCGCATCCACGAAAGCATACTCAGCCTTCAGCGCGTAGCGGGCTTCCTCAGGAACGGCACTCCGGCGGGAGAGGAACGCCATACGCGCACCCTTGGCACCCTGCTCAAAGACACTCAGTCCATCGCCGATCAGACGACGTTTCTATCGAACAAGATCAGCTTTCAGCTCGATGCGGCGCTGGGCATGATCAATGTCGAACAGAACCAGATCGGAAAAATTTTCTCGACCACGGCGGTTTTCTTCCTGCCGCCGGCGCTGGTCGCGGGGATCTACGGCATGAATTTCGACCATATGCCGGAACTGCACTGGACGCTGGGTTATCCGCTGGCCATCGGCCTGATGGGACTGGCCGTGCTGGCGCCCTACTGGTTCTTCAGACGGCGCGGCTGGTTGTAG
- a CDS encoding PIN domain-containing protein, with amino-acid sequence MIGLDTNVIVRYIMQDDAKQAALATTLIESLTTDAPGFISIVTLVETVWVLKQSYGLSRPDLVEVIEGLLSSHQLVAEKRAEAYQALTDYKASKGDYSECLIERLGRSAGCTLTYTFDQSASRHAGMTLLMA; translated from the coding sequence ATGATCGGCCTCGATACGAATGTCATTGTCCGCTACATCATGCAGGATGATGCGAAACAGGCGGCTCTGGCCACCACCCTCATCGAGTCCCTGACGACGGACGCGCCGGGTTTCATATCTATCGTTACGCTTGTCGAGACGGTCTGGGTTCTGAAGCAGAGCTATGGTTTGTCACGCCCCGACCTCGTTGAGGTGATTGAGGGGCTCTTGTCCTCTCATCAACTTGTTGCGGAAAAACGGGCCGAAGCCTATCAGGCGCTGACGGATTATAAAGCGTCGAAGGGCGATTATTCGGAATGCCTGATCGAACGTCTTGGTCGAAGCGCCGGATGCACGCTCACCTACACCTTCGATCAGAGCGCCAGTCGTCATGCGGGCATGACCTTGCTCATGGCTTAA
- a CDS encoding AbrB/MazE/SpoVT family DNA-binding domain-containing protein → MSTATVTSKGQVTIPVDVRRALSINTGDRLEFVEIEPGKVLIVAATKSITDLKGRFAKPRQAVSIAEMNEAIGREASRRE, encoded by the coding sequence ATGTCTACCGCCACCGTCACCAGCAAGGGTCAGGTCACCATCCCGGTGGATGTGCGCCGCGCGCTGTCCATCAATACCGGCGATCGTCTGGAATTCGTGGAAATCGAGCCGGGTAAGGTGCTCATCGTCGCCGCCACGAAGTCCATCACCGATCTGAAAGGGCGCTTTGCAAAGCCTCGTCAGGCCGTTTCGATAGCCGAAATGAATGAAGCCATTGGACGCGAGGCTTCGCGGCGCGAATGA
- the ubiB gene encoding 2-polyprenylphenol 6-hydroxylase, producing MREDVLIPRELSYQLNPPSRFFSNALRFLFARRGTQDRVGLRYARAFEKLGPAFIKLGQVLSTRGDIFGDEFIRDLSHLKDQLPPFDAQTARRLVEEALEKPVEDIFFEFGEVIGAASIAQAHRAVLKDGRQVAVKILRPRIEQIIADDVAMMTLAAKLIAFISPASRRLEPEAFVATVAQSLLLELDLRLEASAADELGQIINAEPYMSAPKVVWHYVAKRVIVTEWARGVPLSRPEALTQPGLQHKAMADNLIRAFLSQALNHGMFHADLHEGNLFAQAPDKLTAIDFGIVGRLKPKERLYLAEMLWGFLRRNYKRVAEVHFEAGYVPKHHDVNAFAQALRAVGEPVLGRAATEVSMGRLLTQLFEITAQFDMHLRPELVLLQKTMVSVEGVARRIYPEHDIWEAARPVVRDFIQAELSPVAEARRILDKLVQKLKTDDEDIALRDRDRLAMVSLQAELRHSRAVSTLALIASVLALGVMVWIAVVVG from the coding sequence ATGCGCGAGGACGTGCTGATCCCGCGCGAACTGAGTTATCAGCTCAATCCGCCGTCGCGTTTCTTTTCCAACGCCCTGCGCTTTCTGTTCGCGCGCCGCGGGACGCAAGACCGCGTCGGCCTGCGTTATGCGCGTGCGTTTGAAAAGCTGGGGCCGGCCTTCATCAAGCTGGGGCAGGTTTTGTCGACGCGCGGCGATATCTTCGGCGACGAATTTATCCGCGACCTCAGTCACCTTAAGGACCAGTTGCCGCCGTTCGATGCGCAGACGGCGCGGCGTCTGGTCGAGGAAGCGCTGGAAAAGCCGGTAGAGGACATCTTCTTCGAGTTCGGTGAAGTGATCGGCGCGGCCTCGATCGCTCAGGCGCACCGCGCCGTGCTCAAGGACGGTCGTCAGGTGGCGGTCAAGATCCTGCGTCCGCGCATCGAGCAGATCATTGCCGATGACGTGGCCATGATGACGCTGGCAGCCAAGCTGATCGCCTTTATTTCACCGGCCTCGCGCCGGCTGGAGCCGGAGGCCTTCGTGGCGACGGTGGCGCAGTCGCTGCTGCTGGAGCTGGACCTGCGGCTTGAGGCTTCGGCAGCGGACGAACTGGGGCAGATCATCAATGCCGAGCCCTATATGTCGGCGCCGAAGGTCGTCTGGCACTATGTGGCCAAGCGCGTGATCGTCACCGAATGGGCCAGGGGCGTGCCGCTCAGCCGCCCGGAGGCCCTGACCCAGCCGGGCCTTCAACATAAGGCGATGGCTGACAATCTGATCCGCGCCTTTCTGTCACAGGCGCTGAACCACGGCATGTTCCACGCCGACCTGCACGAAGGCAATCTGTTCGCTCAGGCCCCTGACAAGCTGACGGCCATCGATTTCGGCATTGTCGGGCGGCTCAAGCCCAAGGAGCGGCTCTATCTGGCCGAGATGCTGTGGGGCTTCCTGCGCCGTAATTACAAGCGCGTGGCTGAAGTGCATTTCGAAGCCGGTTATGTGCCTAAACACCACGACGTCAATGCCTTTGCCCAGGCCCTGCGCGCCGTGGGCGAGCCGGTGCTGGGCCGGGCGGCGACGGAGGTGTCGATGGGGCGTCTGCTGACGCAACTTTTCGAGATCACCGCGCAGTTCGACATGCATCTGCGCCCCGAACTGGTGCTGCTGCAAAAGACCATGGTCAGCGTCGAGGGCGTGGCGCGGCGCATCTACCCGGAGCACGACATCTGGGAGGCCGCGCGGCCGGTGGTGCGCGACTTCATTCAGGCCGAACTGTCTCCGGTGGCCGAAGCCCGCCGCATTCTCGACAAACTGGTGCAGAAGCTGAAGACCGATGACGAGGACATAGCGCTGCGCGACCGCGACCGGCTGGCCATGGTGTCGCTGCAGGCCGAATTGCGCCATAGCCGCGCGGTCTCGACCCTGGCCCTGATCGCCTCGGTACTGGCACTGGGCGTTATGGTGTGGATTGCAGTGGTCGTGGGTTAA
- a CDS encoding class I SAM-dependent methyltransferase, with protein sequence MSSFGFRDVEAKEKVNLVHGVFKNVAAKYDLMNDVMSVGVHHLWKDAACAKLNPQPGEVIIDCAGGTGDIARRLARLARLAKARRGGKDAEIRIIDYNQAMIEAGIQKGGEPEITWSVGDAMNLAIADNSVDAYIISFGIRNVADVQVALNEAKRVLRPGGRFFCLEFSHPTTRLVENTYEFYAFKIIPFMGQMIANDRESYQYLVESIKRFPDQDSFKGMMDKAGFRRTGYTNFTGGVCALHYGWA encoded by the coding sequence ATGTCTTCCTTTGGCTTCCGCGATGTAGAGGCGAAGGAAAAGGTCAATCTGGTCCACGGCGTGTTCAAAAACGTCGCCGCCAAGTACGACCTGATGAACGACGTCATGTCGGTCGGCGTGCACCATCTTTGGAAGGATGCGGCCTGCGCCAAACTCAATCCGCAGCCGGGCGAGGTCATCATCGACTGCGCCGGCGGTACGGGCGATATCGCGCGCCGTCTGGCCAGACTGGCCCGTTTGGCCAAGGCCAGACGCGGCGGCAAGGACGCCGAAATCCGCATCATCGACTATAATCAGGCGATGATCGAAGCGGGTATCCAGAAGGGGGGCGAGCCGGAAATCACCTGGTCGGTGGGGGATGCGATGAATCTCGCTATCGCCGACAACAGCGTCGATGCCTACATCATCTCCTTCGGCATCCGCAATGTCGCCGACGTGCAGGTGGCGCTCAACGAAGCCAAGCGCGTGCTGAGGCCCGGCGGGCGTTTCTTCTGTCTGGAATTCTCGCACCCGACCACCAGGCTGGTCGAAAACACCTACGAATTCTACGCCTTCAAAATCATTCCCTTCATGGGTCAGATGATCGCCAATGATCGCGAGTCCTATCAGTATCTGGTCGAAAGCATCAAACGCTTTCCGGATCAGGATAGCTTCAAGGGCATGATGGACAAGGCCGGTTTCCGCCGCACCGGTTACACCAATTTCACTGGCGGGGTGTGCGCCCTGCATTACGGCTGGGCGTAA
- a CDS encoding EF-hand domain-containing protein: protein MRAILISLAVMSLPGAVCAQDVIDPKSKPSSFTERTDKMTPAEREAEIKRIFAEFDRNTDGLITEDEAPRLPHTGSDPEAVKADARFFISLYDDNQDHKVSLAEYRAKAALALIGREKTTQGLK from the coding sequence ATGCGCGCGATCCTGATTTCGCTGGCCGTTATGTCCCTGCCGGGCGCGGTGTGCGCGCAGGACGTGATCGATCCCAAGTCCAAACCCTCATCCTTTACCGAGCGCACGGACAAGATGACGCCCGCCGAGCGAGAAGCCGAGATCAAGCGCATCTTTGCCGAGTTCGACCGCAACACGGACGGCCTCATCACCGAAGATGAGGCTCCGCGCTTGCCGCATACGGGCAGCGATCCGGAGGCGGTAAAGGCCGACGCCAGGTTCTTCATTTCACTCTATGACGACAATCAGGACCATAAGGTGTCGTTGGCCGAATACCGCGCCAAGGCGGCCCTGGCCTTGATCGGGCGGGAAAAAACGACGCAGGGCCTCAAATAA
- a CDS encoding 1-acyl-sn-glycerol-3-phosphate acyltransferase, with the protein MAALPTPRNIVEELIIERAPHLAKSAVWPVARPALYSLLGYGRAVHMAEAVADLSGQAALDYISQLLSLHTVAQHAERIPAQGRCVVICNHPTGIADGIAVYDAIRKVRSDITFFANADALRVNPRFGEVLIPVEWVEAKRTREKTRATLNATRDAFGAEKCVVLFPAGRLARRGPDGQLSDPPWQTTALSLAQKYGAPLVPMHLNGPNSLWFHAFNRVSQELRDITLFHEFLNKAGKRFDLTVGPIIPPERLDAEAGLLCERLKTYIERQLPLDPDRAAL; encoded by the coding sequence ATGGCGGCATTACCGACGCCCCGCAACATCGTCGAAGAGTTGATCATCGAGCGCGCGCCGCATCTGGCTAAATCCGCTGTGTGGCCGGTGGCGCGACCTGCCCTCTATAGCCTGCTCGGCTATGGCCGCGCGGTACATATGGCCGAAGCCGTTGCCGACCTGTCGGGTCAGGCGGCGCTCGACTATATTTCGCAGCTTCTGTCGCTCCACACAGTCGCGCAACACGCCGAACGCATCCCGGCGCAGGGACGCTGCGTCGTCATCTGCAACCACCCGACCGGCATTGCCGACGGCATCGCGGTTTACGATGCGATTCGTAAGGTGCGTTCCGATATCACCTTTTTCGCCAATGCTGACGCATTACGGGTAAACCCGCGCTTCGGCGAGGTGTTGATCCCCGTCGAATGGGTCGAGGCCAAACGCACGCGGGAAAAAACCCGCGCCACGCTGAACGCCACGCGCGACGCCTTTGGGGCCGAGAAATGCGTCGTCCTGTTCCCCGCCGGGCGTCTGGCGCGACGTGGACCGGACGGTCAGCTCAGCGATCCGCCGTGGCAGACCACCGCCCTGTCGCTGGCGCAGAAGTACGGTGCGCCGCTGGTGCCCATGCACCTGAACGGCCCCAATTCGCTATGGTTTCACGCCTTCAATCGCGTGTCCCAGGAGTTGCGCGACATCACCCTGTTCCATGAGTTCTTGAATAAAGCCGGCAAGCGTTTCGATCTGACCGTCGGGCCGATCATCCCTCCCGAGCGCCTCGATGCCGAGGCGGGCCTGTTGTGCGAGAGGCTGAAGACCTATATCGAACGGCAACTACCGCTCGATCCGGACCGCGCCGCTCTATGA
- the tsaE gene encoding tRNA (adenosine(37)-N6)-threonylcarbamoyltransferase complex ATPase subunit type 1 TsaE, with protein sequence MIFSDDCFLKDDGDTAAYGAWLAEQLSPGDVVYLLGELGAGKSTLARGLIRALTTPDEDVPSPTFTLVQTYEGRDFDIAHFDLYRLTDPEEVHEIGLFELADTHLCLIEWPQRLEGLRLGHFAFDAPWIVRLKEEDSGRRVTLERPGQ encoded by the coding sequence ATGATTTTTTCCGACGATTGCTTCCTCAAGGACGATGGCGACACCGCCGCCTATGGCGCGTGGCTGGCCGAGCAGTTGAGCCCTGGCGATGTCGTCTATCTGCTGGGGGAATTGGGAGCCGGCAAGTCGACTCTGGCGCGCGGTTTGATCCGTGCCCTGACCACGCCCGACGAGGACGTACCGTCGCCGACCTTCACCCTCGTGCAGACCTATGAAGGCCGTGACTTCGACATTGCCCATTTCGACCTCTACCGCCTGACCGACCCGGAAGAGGTGCACGAAATCGGCCTGTTCGAACTGGCCGACACGCATCTGTGTCTCATCGAATGGCCCCAGAGACTTGAGGGGTTGCGATTGGGCCATTTCGCCTTTGACGCACCGTGGATCGTACGCCTAAAAGAAGAGGATTCGGGCCGCCGCGTGACGCTTGAGCGGCCCGGCCAATAA
- the amgK gene encoding N-acetylmuramate/N-acetylglucosamine kinase AmgK, whose protein sequence is MTDREDLRVRFLQQAGLTDARRDPLPGDASTRRYERLTRTDGSTLMLMDQPPTGAKPCPPEANAEERQQLGYFAQTRLSAGDLTAFAGAAAYLSDRGFSAPRLYESDLENGLILHEDLGSALFARLIEEGENEAPLYLSAVSVLAKLHDVPPPATVGDWPLLTYDALALKTGADLFLEWLPQYDPSLRFSAQARADWDGLLAPLRTEAEAGASVFIHRDYHAENLLWLGDREGVARVGLIDFQDCLKAHPAWDLHSLLQDARRDVSPQVEALCLDHYFSLRPEQDREAFMRLYTALATLNQARILGVFARLVTRDHKPRYEAFMPRMWQHLGRNLNAPALKGLRDWFISNGLGDRIA, encoded by the coding sequence ATGACCGATCGTGAAGACCTCCGCGTCCGTTTTCTGCAACAGGCGGGCCTGACTGATGCACGACGCGACCCGCTGCCGGGAGACGCTTCGACGCGGCGGTACGAACGCCTGACACGCACCGATGGCTCGACCCTGATGCTGATGGATCAGCCCCCGACGGGGGCAAAACCCTGTCCTCCGGAAGCGAATGCTGAAGAACGTCAACAGCTTGGTTATTTTGCACAGACGCGTCTGTCCGCAGGCGATCTGACGGCCTTTGCCGGGGCTGCCGCCTATCTGAGCGACCGCGGCTTTTCGGCCCCAAGGCTCTATGAAAGCGATCTGGAAAACGGTCTGATCCTGCATGAGGATTTGGGCAGTGCCCTCTTCGCGCGCCTGATCGAAGAGGGCGAGAACGAAGCCCCGCTCTATCTGTCCGCTGTCTCGGTGCTGGCGAAGCTGCACGACGTCCCGCCGCCTGCAACCGTCGGCGACTGGCCCCTGCTGACCTATGACGCGCTGGCGCTGAAGACCGGGGCCGACCTCTTCCTCGAATGGCTGCCGCAGTACGATCCGAGCCTCCGCTTTTCCGCTCAGGCGCGTGCCGATTGGGACGGGTTATTGGCCCCGCTGCGCACTGAGGCCGAAGCCGGCGCCAGCGTCTTCATCCATCGCGACTATCACGCCGAAAACCTGCTGTGGCTCGGTGACCGCGAAGGCGTGGCCCGTGTCGGCCTGATCGATTTTCAGGACTGCCTCAAGGCGCATCCGGCCTGGGATCTGCACTCGCTGCTGCAGGACGCCCGCCGCGACGTGTCGCCTCAGGTCGAAGCTCTGTGCCTCGACCACTATTTCAGTCTGCGCCCCGAACAGGACCGCGAAGCCTTCATGCGCCTGTACACGGCGCTGGCGACGCTCAATCAGGCGCGTATTCTGGGCGTTTTCGCCCGACTGGTCACCCGCGACCACAAACCGCGCTACGAGGCCTTCATGCCGCGCATGTGGCAACATCTGGGGCGCAATCTCAACGCACCGGCGCTCAAGGGCCTGCGCGACTGGTTCATCTCCAACGGTCTGGGGGACCGCATCGCATGA
- the murU gene encoding N-acetylmuramate alpha-1-phosphate uridylyltransferase MurU encodes MTQIKTAMVLAAGLGTRMRPLTDDRPKALVEVGGRTLIDHMIDRLKSAGVERCVVNVHYFADRLEAHLKTRTDVEIIISDERGKLLETGGGLKKARPLLGDNPIFVANIDSVWIEDGGGDRALADMRDQWQANQMDALLLLAEMTRSSGFDGAGDFFLGDDRRLTFRGQAASAPLNYMGVHITHPDIVMSVTEDAFSLTPVWRQKATEGRLYGVMMHGDWMHVGDPAARDAAEARLRA; translated from the coding sequence ATGACGCAGATTAAAACCGCAATGGTTTTGGCGGCAGGACTGGGCACCCGTATGCGCCCCCTCACCGACGATCGGCCCAAGGCGCTGGTCGAGGTCGGCGGGCGCACCCTGATCGACCACATGATCGACCGCCTCAAAAGCGCGGGCGTCGAGCGCTGCGTGGTCAATGTCCACTATTTCGCCGATCGGCTTGAAGCGCATCTGAAAACGCGCACGGATGTCGAGATCATCATTTCGGACGAGCGCGGCAAACTGCTGGAGACCGGCGGCGGCCTGAAAAAAGCCCGCCCGCTGCTGGGTGACAATCCGATTTTCGTCGCCAATATCGACAGCGTGTGGATCGAAGACGGCGGCGGCGACCGCGCCCTCGCCGACATGCGCGACCAATGGCAGGCCAACCAGATGGACGCCCTGTTGCTGCTGGCCGAGATGACGCGCTCCAGCGGCTTTGATGGCGCGGGCGATTTCTTTCTTGGTGACGACCGCCGTCTGACCTTCCGCGGTCAGGCCGCCTCCGCTCCGCTCAACTATATGGGTGTGCACATCACCCACCCCGATATCGTAATGAGCGTTACCGAGGATGCCTTTTCCCTGACGCCGGTCTGGCGGCAGAAGGCGACGGAAGGCCGCCTCTACGGCGTGATGATGCATGGCGACTGGATGCATGTCGGCGACCCCGCTGCGCGCGACGCCGCCGAAGCGCGCCTGAGGGCATAG